In Nicotiana tabacum cultivar K326 chromosome 17, ASM71507v2, whole genome shotgun sequence, one DNA window encodes the following:
- the LOC107828801 gene encoding putative F-box protein At1g32420, translated as MPPSKGKGKGKKKGKGNSKKTKNRAPDATCNCIFPREIIINILSRLPVKTLLQFRCVCKPWRKLISKPNFVATHFRHSSSLQPITGSSPILLHTRHLESADHLLSLINLSPESSSVVELDNPFPFFLQSMVVVGSCNGIVCLCQPPWGDVITLWNPAMRQSRTLPLSKRKPIMGTHSCVSIGLAYDSQENDFLVLSLKSFGPETMIADEVEMFSTKSFSWQRVPNEVGFRVLGLSCNLIIKGVPYWTALLEDAHGSREVLVCFDVSKKVFDKLPMPGVRLEIQGYLVNLEDSLGILMWDKTDKYNVEIWVMDDEDGWSKKCNVEMLFGFNRIIGCLRNGNIVAEDENGVLFLFDPVTSSVKAKLCIDNADSSSSMIFNYSESLVLIGGMLPVKKQAARGLAGPSEA; from the exons ATGCCGCCGTCTAAAGGCAAaggaaaggggaaaaagaaagGTAAAGGGAACtcgaaaaaaacaaaaaacagagCTCCAGACGCAACATGCAACTGCATTTTCCCAAGAGAAATCATCATTAATATCCTTTCTCGTCTCCCTGTGAAGACCCTTTTACAATTCAGGTGCGTTTGCAAGCCATGGCGAAAACTCATTTCCAAACCCAACTTCGTAGCCACCCATTTCCGCCATTCCTCTTCTTTGCAGCCCATTACCGGTTCTTCACCCATTCTTTTACACACTCGCCATCTCGAGTCCGCTGATCATCTACTCTCACTAATCAACCTGTCCCCCGAGTCATCATCAGTTGTGGAACTTGATAACCCTTTCCCTTTcttcttgcaaagtatggtggTTGTGGGTTCTTGCAATGGCATTGTGTGCCTTTGTCAGCCACCTTGGGGTGATGTCATTACTCTTTGGAACCCAGCTATGAGGCAGTCTAGGACTCTGCCGCTTTCGAAACGCAAACCCATTATGGGAACGCACTCTTGTGTTTCCATCGGGTTGGCGTACGATTCACAAGAGAATGACTTCTTGGTCTTGAGTCTTAAGAGTTTCGGACCAGAAACTATGATTGCGGATGAAGTGGAAATGTTTTCAACCAAGAGTTTCAGCTGGCAGAGGGTGCCAAATGAGGTGGGGTTTCGAGTTCTTGGGCTTTCTTGCAATCTGATTATTAAAGGGGTGCCTTATTGGACTGCTCTGCTTGAGGATGCGCATGGGTCACGTGAGGTATTGGTGTGTTTTGATGTGAGTAAGAAAGTATTTGACAAGTTACCTATGCCTGGAGTGAGACTGGAGATTCAGGGGTATCTTGTGAATTTGGAGGATTCTCTTGGTATATTAATGTGGGATAAAACAGACAAATATAATGTTGAAATTTGGGTAAtggatgatgaagatggttggaGCAAGAAATGCAATGTTGAAATGTTATTCGGGTTCAACAGAATTATTGGCTGTTTGAGGAATGGTAATATTGTTGCTGAGGATGAGAATGGCGTGTTGTTCCTCTTTGATCCGGTGACTAGTTCTGTTAAGGCAAAATTGTGCATCGATAATGCTGATAGCAGTTCGTCCATGATTTTCAACTATTCAGAGAGCTTAGTTCTGATTGGAGGGATGCTACCAGTTAAGAAGCAAGCTGCTAGAG GGCTGGCAGGACCCTCAGAAGCTTGA